The Cyclobacteriaceae bacterium DNA segment GATCCAGATTATTTACAATACCGAATACGAAGTACAACTTATCTGGGCGAACACCTGAAGGCAAAAGGTGTACCTGTTGTATGGCCTATAGGAGGACACGCGGTTTATGTGAATGCGAAAAAGCTTTACCCAAACATTCCGGTTGAAGAATTTCCAGGACAAGTATTGGTTTGTGATCTTTATTTACGTGGGGGGATACGCTGTGTTGAAGTGGGCAGCGTAATGTTTGGCACGTACGATGAACAAGGCCGAATGAAACATGCGCGGCATGAACTAATGCGTATGGCTATTCCACGTAGGGTGTATACGCAAAGCCATATCGACTATGTACTGGAGGTGTTTGATGATATCCTAGAAATGCGCGACAAGAAAAGAGGACTCAGGATCGTATACGAGCCACCTTTACTCCGCCATTTCACAGCACGATTTGAAGCAATCTGATTCCGACCAATCATAATAACAATGAAAAGCATAACTGAGCCAATTCCTGACTATCTCAGGCCCGTAGTACGGGTAAGACCGGAACATTCCTGAGTCGTTTTGAAAGATAATATGTCAGATGATCCTAGGTTTAGTTCATGTAAAGTAAAACCTAAGCATGGCTGGAAGGCCATTGTTTCCGGAGAACTTTTAGTCCTTGATACAGCGTACAGAGACACCACAACCTTTACTGTAACTTCCTCTGCCTATGCCATTATTGATGTAACTGAGCAGGTAGTACCAGGAACTGTAAGCATTGTACGCAGTGGAACTCCACCAATTACCGTATTTATCCGGTGGACCAAATGTTCCGTCTGGGTTACGGTAACTACCGGGCAAGCCTGCGAATCCACTGGTGTTTACACCGTTTCCCTTTTCATGCCAGGAGGATATGCTTTTCAGTGATAACCCACCCGAATCTTCACCTCCTAAAGATTCAATCAAGATGGTCCACTCTTTAGTGGTGGGTATGTGCCATCCGATGGGCGCGAGACCGCGAGGGTCATTCACGGCATACCAATTATACATTTTACCATAGATGTGACCATTGGCTGGATCATCTTCATAATAACACCAGGCGGGTCGTTTGTTGGCATCTGCACGACTCCACTCCTCTGGTGTTTTAGCTTCCGGTATCGGGTCGCCATTGGCAAAGTGATCAACATCCAGGTTTCGGCTCATCCATACCTGGGTGCCAATTGTGGTTGAGTTGAATGGATCAACACTTTTATCCTTTTGTTTGACAATTGTTTCAGCGGGGGGCTCGGTTATGGTTTCCCGTTTGCTTGCGGGTTTAGTCATTGTTTCCTTAACTCCTGATCCGGGCGTGAAATAAAAATCTCCCGTATAATCCGAGGCAATCCAAGGGCGTTGCGCATCACCCGATGCTGCCGCTACATCTCGTGCCACATTCTTGAATACCTGTTCAATATTGAGGCCGGGTGAATTCATGTATTGCAATAACTTGGAGGTAAATAGGCCATTCCGTCCCTGACCATCACTAGCCACAGAGCCGGGCTTTGTGGCATACACGATATACGAGCCTTTTGGCGTAGCTACCATACTGAGCCCCTTTTCACCTGTACGACTGAAGCTGCGAAATGGATTAATTCTACAGGCATCCACAATAAAAATATTCAATCCATTTCCGGCCTCTTCTATGGCGCGCATCACGTAATCCATGTTCACGCACTGGTCGTCAAGGTCTGCTTCTATTTGAGGATTAGCACTGGTTGGTATGAGGTAGTTCA contains these protein-coding regions:
- a CDS encoding FISUMP domain-containing protein, translated to MKNQMIKMLVAAMVFSAISERILAQQEKYALVIGVKSYQHVPPLKNSLNDAVDMASTLKKKGFTVVEIYDPMNKRVMLDGILRYFKLLQTEPHATGLVFYSGHGMQVKGVNYLIPTSANPQIEADLDDQCVNMDYVMRAIEEAGNGLNIFIVDACRINPFRSFSRTGEKGLSMVATPKGSYIVYATKPGSVASDGQGRNGLFTSKLLQYMNSPGLNIEQVFKNVARDVAAASGDAQRPWIASDYTGDFYFTPGSGVKETMTKPASKRETITEPPAETIVKQKDKSVDPFNSTTIGTQVWMSRNLDVDHFANGDPIPEAKTPEEWSRADANKRPAWCYYEDDPANGHIYGKMYNWYAVNDPRGLAPIGWHIPTTKEWTILIESLGGEDSGGLSLKSISSWHEKGNGVNTSGFAGLPGSYRNPDGTFGPPDKYGNWWSSTAYNAYSSWYYLLSYINNGIGRGSYSKGCGVSVRCIKD